Proteins from a single region of Pyxidicoccus trucidator:
- a CDS encoding MlaE family ABC transporter permease, which yields MSTQTPSSPAREPGFLTQSVASFGKGLIDVVSTLGGVVALGLDVFRWSVRRPFRLTNLFAQLDFVGVGSIFIVSLTGTFTGMVFALQTSTAFALFDAESLVGPTVGLTLTRELAAVFSALMVTMRAGSAMCTELGTMRVTEQVDALETMAVNPVQYLLVPRVLAGLFMVPALTMLFNTTGMSGAYLVAVGALGISPGTFLSRTQQWLAPADVYEGLVKGAVFGLAVALICCFKGYNASGGAKGVGQATTEAMVASALSIFILDFILGIMFH from the coding sequence ATGTCCACGCAGACCCCCAGCAGCCCGGCCCGCGAACCCGGATTCCTCACCCAGTCCGTGGCCAGCTTCGGCAAGGGCCTCATCGACGTCGTCAGTACCCTGGGAGGCGTGGTGGCCCTGGGCCTGGACGTGTTCCGGTGGAGCGTCCGGCGGCCCTTCCGGTTGACCAACCTGTTCGCCCAGCTGGACTTCGTGGGTGTGGGCTCCATCTTCATCGTCAGCCTGACGGGCACCTTCACCGGCATGGTGTTCGCCCTGCAGACGTCCACCGCCTTCGCGCTCTTCGACGCGGAGAGCCTGGTGGGCCCCACGGTGGGACTGACGCTCACCCGCGAGCTGGCCGCCGTGTTCTCCGCGCTGATGGTGACGATGCGCGCCGGCTCCGCCATGTGCACGGAACTGGGCACCATGCGCGTCACCGAGCAGGTGGACGCGCTGGAGACCATGGCCGTCAACCCGGTGCAATACCTGCTGGTGCCCCGGGTGCTGGCCGGCCTCTTCATGGTGCCGGCGCTCACCATGCTCTTCAACACCACGGGCATGTCGGGCGCCTACCTCGTCGCGGTGGGCGCCCTGGGCATCTCCCCCGGCACCTTCCTGTCCCGCACCCAGCAGTGGCTGGCGCCCGCGGACGTCTACGAGGGCCTGGTGAAGGGGGCCGTCTTCGGCCTCGCCGTGGCCCTCATCTGCTGCTTCAAGGGCTACAACGCCTCCGGCGGCGCGAAGGGCGTGGGCCAGGCCACCACCGAGGCCATGGTCGCCAGCGCGCTCTCCATCTTCATCCTCGATTTCATTCTCGGCATCATGTTCCACTGA
- a CDS encoding response regulator, producing the protein MDRTRIFVVEDQPQLLKNLVKVLGTFPELEIVGTSQEGEAAVEDILQLRPQLVLLDLELPGINGIQVTQRVKRRAPEVEILILTSFDDEQKVYEAIQAGASGYLVKRVGPEKIRSGIQEVMEGGTVLEPIIARRFWNYFQSVQAKPASPEKKADNPWALTPTEFEVLRYVGKGLSNAEVGQVMTLERRTVRTHLSHIYRKMGVNSHVEAVVMALRAGVVDL; encoded by the coding sequence ATGGACCGCACCCGCATCTTCGTCGTCGAGGACCAGCCGCAGCTCCTGAAGAACCTGGTCAAGGTGCTGGGCACCTTCCCCGAGCTGGAAATCGTAGGCACGTCACAGGAAGGCGAGGCCGCCGTGGAGGACATCCTCCAGCTCCGCCCGCAGCTCGTGCTTCTGGACCTGGAGCTGCCGGGCATCAACGGCATCCAGGTGACGCAGCGGGTGAAGCGCCGGGCGCCGGAGGTGGAGATCCTCATCCTCACGTCCTTCGACGACGAGCAGAAGGTGTACGAGGCCATCCAGGCCGGCGCGTCCGGCTATCTGGTCAAGCGCGTGGGCCCGGAGAAGATCCGCTCCGGCATCCAGGAGGTGATGGAGGGCGGCACCGTGCTGGAGCCCATCATCGCCCGCCGCTTCTGGAACTACTTCCAGTCCGTGCAGGCGAAGCCCGCCTCGCCGGAGAAGAAGGCGGACAACCCCTGGGCCCTCACCCCGACGGAGTTCGAGGTGCTGCGCTACGTGGGCAAGGGCCTGTCCAATGCCGAGGTGGGGCAGGTGATGACGCTGGAGCGGCGCACCGTCCGTACACACCTGTCACATATCTACCGGAAGATGGGCGTCAACTCTCACGTGGAAGCCGTCGTGATGGCTCTGCGTGCGGGTGTCGTGGATCTATAG
- a CDS encoding M16 family metallopeptidase yields MRKASQMNAPARAADPALESLFDVHEATLPNGLQVRLLANHQAPVVSLYTFFQVGSRNERPGITGISHLFEHMMFNGAKKYGPKMFDKTLESSGGRSNAYTSNDMTVYYDDFAADSLETVLDLESDRMRSLRISQDTLTSEREVVKEERRVRVDNDITGIMDEELGTLVYKAHAYRWPVIGWMADIENITREDCQEYFRTYYAPNNAVLYIAGDIDPKKTLALVRKYYGDIPRGPAPAKVLNAEPEQKGERRALVRHPAQSPALMLGFRGPSAREDDTFTLDVAQYVLTKGEGSRLVRSLVYEQKLCVSIMLDWSWRIDPGTILFYLELKPDSDPAKVEAALYAELEKLAREGVTERELQKAQNNLRSDHMRELATNNGRAHALGHYEALLGDWRRLLTLPSAYTSITNDMVKAAAAKYFAPERRSVVTLLPAPSEA; encoded by the coding sequence ATGCGCAAGGCTTCCCAGATGAATGCCCCCGCTCGCGCGGCGGATCCCGCCCTCGAGTCCCTGTTCGACGTTCACGAGGCCACGCTGCCCAATGGCCTCCAGGTGCGGCTGCTCGCCAACCACCAGGCTCCGGTGGTCAGCCTCTACACCTTCTTCCAGGTGGGCAGCCGCAACGAGCGCCCCGGCATCACCGGCATCAGCCACCTCTTCGAGCACATGATGTTCAACGGGGCCAAGAAGTACGGCCCGAAGATGTTCGACAAGACGCTGGAGTCCAGCGGCGGCCGCTCCAACGCGTACACGTCCAATGACATGACGGTGTACTACGACGACTTCGCCGCCGACTCGCTGGAGACGGTGCTCGACCTGGAGTCGGACCGGATGCGCTCGCTGCGCATCTCCCAGGACACGCTGACCAGCGAGCGCGAGGTGGTGAAGGAAGAGCGCCGCGTCCGCGTGGACAACGACATCACCGGCATCATGGACGAGGAGCTGGGCACGCTCGTCTACAAGGCCCACGCGTACCGCTGGCCCGTCATCGGGTGGATGGCGGACATCGAGAACATCACCCGCGAGGACTGCCAGGAGTACTTCCGCACGTACTACGCGCCCAACAACGCGGTGCTCTACATCGCCGGGGACATCGACCCGAAGAAGACGCTGGCCCTGGTTCGCAAGTACTACGGCGACATCCCCCGCGGCCCCGCGCCCGCCAAGGTGCTCAACGCCGAGCCCGAGCAGAAGGGCGAGCGCCGCGCCCTGGTGCGCCACCCCGCGCAGTCGCCCGCGCTGATGCTCGGCTTCCGCGGCCCGTCCGCCCGAGAGGACGACACCTTCACCCTGGACGTGGCGCAGTACGTGCTCACGAAGGGGGAGGGGAGCCGGCTGGTGCGCTCGCTCGTGTACGAGCAGAAGCTGTGCGTCTCCATCATGCTCGACTGGAGCTGGCGCATCGACCCGGGCACCATCCTCTTCTACCTGGAGCTGAAGCCGGACTCCGACCCGGCGAAGGTGGAGGCCGCGCTGTACGCCGAGCTGGAGAAGCTGGCCCGCGAAGGCGTCACCGAGCGCGAGCTGCAGAAGGCGCAGAACAACCTGCGCTCGGACCACATGCGCGAGCTGGCCACCAACAACGGCCGCGCGCATGCGCTGGGCCACTACGAGGCGCTGCTCGGAGACTGGCGTCGCCTGCTCACGCTCCCCAGCGCCTACACCTCCATCACCAACGACATGGTGAAGGCGGCCGCCGCGAAGTACTTCGCTCCCGAGCGCCGCTCGGTGGTGACGCTGCTCCCCGCGCCCTCCGAGGCCTGA
- a CDS encoding PfkB family carbohydrate kinase — MSLLVVGSVALDSVETPFGRKEDILGGSATYFSTSASFFTPARVVAVVGEDFPEAHLNFLRGRGIDLEGLTRESGRTFRWSGRYGYELNEAQTLDTQLNVFQSFSPKLPAAYQDTPYVFLGNIHPELQSQVLDQVRAPKLVAADTMNFWIKGSRPALLNTLKRVNLLFVNDAEARQLAGEHNVVKAARAILGMGPQRVVIKRGEYGALLFDQDHVFACPAFPLAEVFDPTGAGDTFAGGFMGALATSPGSPDAAVLRRAMVMGSVMASFTVEKFSLERLREVTRPEIHARFAEFRKLTHFDDLGPLER, encoded by the coding sequence ATGTCCCTCCTCGTCGTTGGCTCCGTCGCTCTGGACTCCGTGGAAACCCCCTTCGGGCGGAAGGAGGACATCCTCGGCGGCTCGGCCACCTACTTCTCCACGTCGGCCTCGTTCTTCACCCCGGCACGCGTGGTGGCGGTGGTGGGCGAGGACTTCCCCGAGGCGCACCTCAACTTCCTGCGCGGGCGGGGCATCGACCTGGAGGGACTGACGCGTGAGTCCGGGCGCACGTTCCGCTGGAGCGGCCGCTACGGCTACGAGCTGAACGAGGCGCAGACGCTGGACACCCAGCTCAACGTCTTCCAGTCGTTCTCCCCCAAGCTGCCCGCGGCCTACCAGGACACGCCGTACGTCTTCCTCGGCAACATCCACCCGGAGCTCCAGTCGCAGGTGCTGGACCAGGTGCGCGCCCCGAAGCTGGTGGCCGCGGACACGATGAACTTCTGGATCAAGGGCAGCCGGCCGGCGCTGCTCAACACGCTCAAGCGCGTCAACCTGCTCTTCGTCAACGACGCCGAGGCGCGGCAGCTGGCGGGGGAGCACAACGTGGTGAAGGCGGCCCGGGCCATCCTCGGCATGGGCCCCCAGCGCGTGGTCATCAAGCGTGGCGAGTACGGCGCGCTCCTCTTCGACCAGGACCACGTCTTCGCCTGCCCGGCCTTCCCGCTGGCCGAGGTGTTCGACCCCACCGGCGCGGGAGACACCTTCGCGGGCGGCTTCATGGGCGCCCTGGCCACGTCCCCGGGCAGCCCCGACGCGGCGGTGCTCCGCCGCGCCATGGTGATGGGCAGCGTCATGGCCTCCTTCACCGTGGAGAAGTTCAGCCTGGAGCGGCTGCGCGAGGTGACGCGGCCGGAAATCCACGCCCGCTTCGCCGAGTTCCGGAAGCTCACCCACTTCGACGACCTGGGCCCGCTGGAGCGCTGA
- a CDS encoding metallophosphoesterase family protein — MRIAVISDIHSNIEALSEVLRVAEHQKVDRFVSLGDIVGYGASPNPCCDLVRSVAEVTLLGNHDAAVAGRMDYSYYYDAARHALDWSANVLTDENMVWLRSLPYTYRIGDVGFCHGSPIDPKAYEYIFALEQARELTPYVAELPEVTFIGHSHLCRAFAIGNGEVNDVVAQKFGIRKGYKYIISVGSVGQPRDYDNRACFVICDTDARTVEYVRVEYDIETSAQKIFDADLALNFGKRLFLGV; from the coding sequence ATGCGTATCGCCGTCATCTCCGACATCCACTCCAACATCGAGGCGCTCTCCGAGGTGCTCCGCGTCGCCGAGCACCAGAAGGTGGACCGCTTCGTCTCGCTGGGGGACATCGTCGGGTATGGGGCGTCGCCCAACCCGTGCTGTGACCTGGTCCGCTCGGTGGCGGAGGTGACGCTGCTGGGCAACCACGACGCGGCGGTGGCGGGGCGGATGGACTACTCGTACTACTACGATGCCGCCCGGCACGCGCTCGACTGGTCCGCCAACGTCCTCACGGACGAGAACATGGTGTGGCTGCGCAGCCTGCCGTACACGTACCGGATTGGCGACGTGGGCTTCTGCCACGGCTCGCCCATCGACCCGAAGGCGTACGAGTACATCTTCGCCCTGGAGCAGGCGCGGGAGCTGACGCCCTACGTGGCGGAGCTGCCCGAGGTGACGTTCATCGGGCACAGCCACCTGTGCCGCGCGTTCGCCATCGGCAATGGCGAGGTGAACGACGTGGTGGCCCAGAAGTTCGGCATCCGGAAGGGCTACAAGTACATCATCTCCGTGGGCAGCGTGGGCCAGCCGCGCGACTACGACAACCGGGCCTGCTTCGTCATCTGCGACACCGACGCGCGCACGGTGGAGTACGTCCGGGTGGAGTACGACATCGAGACGTCCGCCCAGAAGATCTTCGACGCGGACCTGGCGCTCAACTTCGGCAAGCGCCTGTTCCTCGGGGTGTGA
- a CDS encoding ABC transporter ATP-binding protein, with amino-acid sequence MIEIVDLHKTFGETKVLTGINLKVPAGSTCVILGGSGSGKTVLMKHMIGLLKPDSGKVIIDGQDIVPMSVRGLQEVRNKFGMVFQAAALFDSMSVFENVAFPLREHTKDPEDVIRRKVRERLDLMGLKPAVEDKFPADLSGGMRKRVGLARATILGPKIVLYDEPTTGLDPITTDYVDEMILAAQKGLGVTSVVISHDIASAFNVADQIAFLSKGVIVENGPPDQVRESQHPAVKVFLQTWFGKN; translated from the coding sequence ATGATTGAAATCGTGGACCTGCACAAGACCTTCGGCGAGACGAAGGTCCTCACGGGCATCAACCTCAAGGTGCCCGCCGGCAGCACGTGCGTCATCCTCGGAGGCTCGGGCTCCGGCAAGACGGTGCTGATGAAGCACATGATCGGCCTGCTCAAGCCGGACAGCGGCAAGGTCATCATCGACGGGCAGGACATCGTCCCCATGAGCGTGCGGGGGCTGCAGGAGGTCCGGAACAAGTTCGGCATGGTGTTCCAGGCGGCGGCCCTCTTCGACTCGATGTCGGTGTTCGAGAACGTGGCCTTTCCGCTGCGCGAGCACACGAAGGACCCGGAGGACGTCATCCGCCGGAAGGTGCGCGAGCGGCTGGACCTGATGGGCCTCAAGCCCGCGGTGGAGGACAAGTTCCCGGCGGACCTGTCCGGCGGCATGCGCAAGCGCGTGGGGCTGGCCCGCGCCACCATTCTCGGTCCGAAGATCGTCCTCTACGACGAGCCCACCACCGGACTGGACCCCATCACCACCGACTACGTGGACGAGATGATCCTCGCCGCGCAGAAGGGGCTGGGCGTCACCAGCGTGGTCATCAGCCATGACATCGCCTCCGCCTTCAACGTGGCGGATCAGATTGCCTTCCTCTCCAAGGGCGTCATCGTGGAGAACGGCCCCCCGGATCAGGTCCGGGAATCCCAGCATCCCGCGGTGAAGGTCTTCCTCCAGACCTGGTTCGGAAAGAACTGA
- a CDS encoding M16 family metallopeptidase: protein MASRKSPSLKTSVKSSSARAVKAPVRALKRATRKAPASGRTAAARTAAPSRKAASTGALTLPALHESTTTSGLKVVAAERGPLPLVSMRLVLRAGSATDPEGKHGLADFTARLLRRGTRRLTAQAIDETVEFVGASLGVGVGEDTMSIALTTPAEHFAQMMGVLGQLVREPTFPQSEVDDARERALAQFSNDLDDPSVIADRAMVRALWGDHPYGHDVGGSSRTVRTFTRDDVVRFHKERMGPKVAMLVVVGAVRPERVAAAAEEAFVGWEGGPDTAPVIPPLKKIPQAGRVLLVDKPDQTQSQVRLGGPGFRMGHEDYFPATAMNIALGGGFTSRLMNEIRVNRGLTYGVSSWFDAMNAGGVFALSTFTKTESTREIIDVALGEIGNVREKGLKPRELADAQAYLAGLYPLRTETNESIAGSIADTRLHGLGDDWVEKFRDRLRAVTPKQVAAVAKKYCLAEPPAVVVLGRADTVKKKLKGLGPITVVPASEYE, encoded by the coding sequence ATGGCCTCTCGCAAGAGCCCCTCCCTGAAGACCTCCGTGAAGTCCTCCTCCGCTCGCGCCGTGAAGGCCCCCGTTCGGGCCCTCAAGCGCGCCACCCGCAAGGCACCGGCCTCCGGGCGCACCGCCGCCGCGCGTACGGCCGCTCCGTCCCGCAAGGCGGCGTCCACCGGTGCGCTCACGCTGCCCGCGCTGCACGAGAGCACCACCACCAGCGGGCTGAAGGTGGTTGCCGCCGAGCGCGGCCCGCTGCCGCTGGTGTCCATGCGGCTGGTGCTGCGCGCCGGCAGCGCCACCGACCCCGAGGGCAAGCATGGCCTGGCGGACTTCACCGCCCGGCTGCTGCGCCGGGGAACCCGCCGCCTGACGGCCCAGGCCATCGACGAGACGGTGGAGTTCGTCGGCGCCAGCCTGGGCGTGGGCGTGGGCGAGGACACGATGTCCATCGCCCTCACCACCCCGGCCGAGCACTTCGCGCAGATGATGGGCGTGCTGGGCCAGCTGGTGCGCGAGCCCACCTTCCCGCAGTCCGAGGTGGACGACGCGCGCGAGCGGGCCCTGGCCCAGTTCTCCAATGATCTGGACGACCCGTCCGTCATCGCCGACCGGGCCATGGTGCGCGCGCTGTGGGGTGACCACCCGTACGGGCACGACGTGGGCGGCTCGTCCCGCACGGTGCGCACCTTCACCCGCGACGACGTGGTGCGCTTCCACAAGGAGCGCATGGGGCCGAAGGTGGCCATGCTGGTGGTGGTGGGCGCGGTGCGGCCGGAGCGCGTGGCCGCCGCCGCCGAGGAGGCCTTCGTCGGCTGGGAGGGCGGCCCGGACACGGCCCCCGTCATTCCGCCGCTGAAGAAGATTCCCCAGGCCGGGCGCGTGCTGCTCGTGGACAAGCCGGACCAGACGCAGTCCCAGGTGCGCCTGGGCGGCCCCGGCTTCCGCATGGGCCACGAGGACTACTTCCCCGCCACCGCGATGAACATCGCCCTGGGCGGCGGCTTCACGTCGCGGCTGATGAACGAGATTCGCGTCAACCGTGGCCTCACCTACGGCGTCAGCTCCTGGTTCGACGCGATGAACGCTGGCGGCGTCTTCGCGCTCAGCACCTTCACCAAGACGGAGTCCACGCGGGAAATCATCGACGTGGCGCTGGGGGAGATTGGCAACGTCCGTGAGAAGGGGCTCAAGCCGCGCGAATTGGCGGACGCGCAGGCGTACCTCGCCGGCCTCTACCCGCTGCGCACGGAGACGAACGAGTCCATCGCCGGCAGCATCGCCGACACGCGCCTGCATGGGCTGGGCGATGACTGGGTGGAGAAGTTCCGCGACAGGCTGCGCGCGGTGACTCCGAAGCAGGTGGCCGCGGTGGCGAAGAAGTACTGCCTGGCGGAGCCGCCAGCCGTCGTCGTGCTGGGCCGCGCGGACACGGTGAAGAAGAAGCTCAAGGGCCTGGGCCCCATCACCGTGGTGCCCGCGTCGGAGTACGAGTGA
- a CDS encoding RluA family pseudouridine synthase has translation MTDTRILFEGGGVLVVDKPPGVPVIPGRDGGPSLRDALESRRGQKVFVVHRLDRDTSGVLVFALDAAVHRALSVAFEAGQVRKRYLALVEGRVEAPHLVDAPLVAGRKGRMRVARPGDLGAKASRTRVRPVETFERASLVEAEPLTGRTHQIRVHLLSLGHPLLVDHQYGRDEPMTEKELGGAGEAVVLARTPLHAARVEWPALPGVEPRAVEAPLPEDMLRARELLRRPATTSP, from the coding sequence GTGACGGACACCCGCATCCTCTTCGAAGGCGGGGGGGTGCTCGTGGTGGACAAGCCGCCCGGGGTGCCGGTCATCCCCGGGCGTGACGGTGGCCCCTCGCTGCGTGACGCGCTGGAGTCGCGGCGGGGCCAGAAGGTGTTCGTGGTGCACCGGCTGGACAGGGACACCTCCGGGGTCCTCGTCTTCGCGCTGGACGCGGCGGTGCACCGCGCCCTCTCCGTGGCCTTCGAGGCCGGCCAGGTGCGTAAGCGCTACCTGGCCCTGGTGGAGGGCCGGGTGGAGGCACCGCACCTGGTGGACGCGCCCCTGGTGGCCGGGCGCAAGGGACGCATGCGCGTGGCCCGGCCGGGAGACCTCGGCGCCAAGGCCTCGCGCACGCGCGTGCGGCCGGTGGAGACCTTCGAGCGCGCGTCGCTGGTGGAGGCGGAGCCCCTCACCGGGCGCACCCACCAGATTCGCGTGCACCTTCTCTCGCTGGGCCACCCGCTGCTGGTGGACCACCAGTACGGCCGCGACGAGCCGATGACGGAGAAGGAGCTGGGCGGGGCAGGGGAGGCGGTGGTGCTTGCCCGGACTCCGCTGCATGCCGCTCGCGTGGAGTGGCCCGCGCTGCCCGGTGTGGAGCCACGCGCCGTGGAGGCCCCGCTTCCCGAGGACATGCTGCGCGCCCGGGAGCTGCTGCGCCGCCCGGCGACTACTTCACCTTGA
- a CDS encoding TIGR02266 family protein, whose amino-acid sequence MSENRKHTRIPTQLRCWCEGDNVTLYARITNLSEGGLFLRTSTPLAQGANAVVRLTRGGAPEIHAKATVVWLREEEERAFPPGMGLRFESLDGETLGRLRQMISQQQQNQVKVGWAG is encoded by the coding sequence TTGAGCGAGAACCGAAAGCACACGCGGATTCCCACCCAGCTGCGGTGCTGGTGCGAGGGTGACAACGTCACCCTCTACGCGCGCATCACCAACCTGAGCGAGGGAGGCCTCTTTCTGCGGACCAGCACGCCACTTGCCCAGGGCGCCAACGCCGTCGTCCGGCTGACGCGCGGCGGGGCTCCGGAGATCCACGCCAAGGCCACGGTGGTATGGCTGCGGGAGGAAGAGGAGCGGGCCTTTCCGCCCGGCATGGGGTTGCGCTTCGAGTCGCTGGACGGCGAAACCCTGGGCCGGCTCCGGCAGATGATCTCCCAGCAGCAGCAGAACCAGGTGAAGGTCGGCTGGGCCGGCTGA
- a CDS encoding MlaD family protein: MKKLVTPFRVGLLVIAAGAFLITFVLFTRKGGLGEDESLLVWAYFRDASGLAVRGRVQIAGIPVGEIDAITLEGTRAKVFLRIRNDVDLRQDAVVTKRSESLLGDYLLDLNPGTEGAPAMEDNGQIRRVIDTAGMEAVFESLSQITADIQQVTGALREVLGGEKGQGSLQRIVENLVRLSDSVDATVRRNADRLDVIVGNVEDISSDVRGITQSNSADVSRIVDNIEMITRDVREVLASVKNIVGTGEGDVKETVASLKETLSKLDGTLGNLEEITRKVKDGEGAAGVLLADETVGREVRETVQDVARFAARLTDLQTEVGIQSTYLAAQGRSKNLLSVRLIPKPDKYYLLELVDDPRGTVSTQTVQTNPPAEGDPVTQTQKVTRESLKISAQFAKRWYFTTLRVGLIESTGGVGGDLHLFEDALTLKLDAFNFAADELRYPRMRATLRAQAFDHLFVVAGMDDILNAQQRDLATQRLIAGRDFFVGGGLFFTDDDLKSILTATGIPTP; this comes from the coding sequence GTGAAGAAGCTCGTCACGCCCTTCCGTGTTGGCCTTCTGGTCATCGCCGCGGGGGCTTTTCTCATCACCTTCGTCCTGTTCACCCGCAAGGGTGGCCTGGGTGAGGACGAGTCGCTGCTCGTCTGGGCCTACTTCCGCGACGCCTCGGGCCTCGCCGTGCGCGGCCGGGTGCAGATCGCCGGCATCCCCGTGGGGGAGATCGACGCGATCACCCTCGAGGGCACCCGCGCGAAGGTGTTCCTGCGGATCCGCAACGACGTGGATCTGCGGCAGGACGCCGTCGTCACCAAGCGCTCCGAGTCGCTGCTGGGGGACTACCTCCTGGACCTCAACCCCGGCACCGAGGGCGCGCCGGCCATGGAGGACAACGGGCAGATCCGCCGTGTCATCGACACCGCCGGAATGGAGGCCGTGTTCGAGTCGCTGTCGCAGATCACCGCCGACATCCAGCAGGTGACGGGCGCGCTGCGCGAGGTGCTGGGCGGGGAGAAGGGCCAGGGCTCGCTGCAGCGAATCGTGGAGAACCTGGTGCGGCTGTCGGACTCGGTGGACGCCACGGTGCGCCGCAACGCGGACCGGCTGGACGTCATCGTCGGCAACGTGGAGGACATCTCCTCGGACGTGCGCGGCATCACCCAGAGCAACTCGGCCGACGTGTCGCGCATCGTCGACAACATCGAGATGATCACCCGCGACGTGCGCGAGGTGCTCGCGAGCGTGAAGAACATCGTCGGAACCGGCGAGGGTGACGTGAAGGAGACCGTTGCCAGCCTGAAGGAGACGCTCAGCAAGCTGGACGGCACGCTGGGCAACCTGGAGGAGATCACCCGCAAGGTGAAGGACGGGGAGGGCGCCGCGGGCGTGCTGCTGGCCGACGAGACGGTGGGCCGCGAGGTGCGTGAGACGGTGCAGGACGTGGCCCGCTTCGCCGCCAGGCTCACCGACCTCCAGACGGAGGTGGGCATCCAGAGCACCTACCTGGCCGCCCAGGGCCGCTCGAAGAACCTGCTGTCCGTGCGGCTCATCCCCAAGCCGGACAAGTACTACCTGCTGGAGCTGGTGGACGACCCGCGCGGCACCGTGTCCACCCAGACGGTACAGACCAACCCGCCCGCCGAGGGCGACCCCGTCACCCAGACGCAGAAGGTGACGAGGGAGAGCCTGAAGATCAGCGCCCAGTTCGCCAAGCGCTGGTACTTCACCACCCTGCGCGTGGGCCTCATCGAGTCCACCGGTGGTGTGGGCGGAGACCTGCACCTCTTCGAGGACGCGCTGACGCTGAAGCTGGACGCGTTCAACTTCGCGGCGGACGAGCTGCGCTACCCCCGCATGCGCGCCACCCTGCGGGCCCAGGCCTTCGACCACCTCTTCGTGGTGGCGGGCATGGACGACATCCTCAACGCCCAACAGAGAGACCTGGCGACGCAGCGGCTGATCGCAGGCCGGGACTTCTTCGTCGGTGGCGGCCTCTTCTTCACCGACGACGACCTGAAGTCCATCCTCACCGCCACGGGTATACCGACCCCCTGA